DNA sequence from the Bacteroidota bacterium genome:
ATTTCCGATTCCCGTTTACGGGGAGTTAATTCAGGATAGAGATTCAAAAGTTCTTCTGCATGGATAAAAGTTATTTGATCGGGCAAAATTGCCTTGTGTTCCGGGTATTTTTCTTGCACTAACAGTTCCGTTTTCTTAATGGCTTCATATATTTTTTTTACTTCAGATGTTAAAGTTGATAAACTTCTTTGTTCAACAGTAAGATGTTTTTCCCAATCCCATTGGTCAACATAAATAGAGTGAATTGAGGAGAAATCTTCATCCGGTCGGATGGCTCTCATATCGGTGAGTATCCCTTTATCGGCTTCAACGCCTAATTCTTTTAAGCGCAATCGCTTCCATTTTGCGAGTGAGTTTACAATAACAGCTTTTCTGTCTTGAAGTGCTTTTATTGGGAATCCAACTACTCTTTCAATTCCGTTTAAATCATCGTTAATGCCGGTTCCGTCCAAAACCATGAGCGGTGCAGATATTTTATAGAGATCGAGTTGTTTTGAAAGTAGTTTTTCAAATGTTTCTTTAACGAAACTAATGGATTGTTCTGTTTTTAAAAAGTCGGTTTTCATGTTTTAAGATTTAAGATTTCAGATTCAAGACGCAAGATTAAGGATGTGTTCATAGAAACTTATTATTTTATTCTTGTTTTACCTTTGTCATGATTCGAATTATTATTATGGTTTATTATGAAATAAAAAAAGCCCGCTGAAACAGCAGGCTTATGACATAGAAAGTGCATAACCTGCTAAGGTGAAAAATTATTATTATTGAAATTGTTATTCAGGTTATTCATTTCTGTTTTTTTTGCACAAAAAAAGCCCTCCGATTTCGGAAGGCTTTTTAAAAATATTTTTACAATTTAAAAAATAAGCTTTCCGACACCTAATAAATGATTATTAGCGTTATTATTGGTAAGATTATTATTTAAATTTCTGAACATTCGTTACTTGATTTTCTGCTGACAAATTTAGGCGTATTTTTTAAAAAACCAATAAAAACAATTTTTTTAATCAGAATCTACTTTCTTTTGATAATTACAAAAATGAATTCTTAACTTTGCGCCACTAAATAATGGCTCCGTAGTTCAACTGGATAGAATATCTGACTTCGGATCAGAGGGTTAGGGGTTCGAATCCCTTCGGAGTCACTTACTGATTAAAACATTTTTAGGAAGGCAAAAGCAGGCACAAAAAAGCTTGCTTTTTTTGTGAGTGGGCTTTTGTCTTCAAATTGCGAAGCAATTAAAGTTTTAATTCCTTGTAATGAATTTGAAAGGATCATGAAATAATCCCTTCGGAGTCACTTATTTAAATGGCTCAAGGAAGATTATAACCTTGAGTCATTCTTTTTGAAGACTTTAGGGATGAGAAGTTTATCTCGTCAAGCATGTAAATCCCTTCTGGGTAAGCTCAACAAAAAGATTAAGTTCCAAAATAATCTTAATCCTTTTATCATCTGCAAAAAACTACGGTAAGTGTCATAAATTATTCTGATTCTAAGAATATTAATAGTTTTTTTAGTAAGATTGCAAGTTCTTCATGCTCAGTTTTATTAAAAACTTCTACTACCGACTTAGCATCTTTAAATCTTATTACAATTGCTTCATCAATAATTTTTATTCCCTTTTCTGTTAATCCGGCCAATTTAATGCGTCCATCTTGTGTATTCGGGGCCCGATAAATTAATTGTAATTTCGTAAGTCTATCCAACAAGGCAGTCATAGCTCCTGAAGTTATTAAAACCGATTTCATTAATTGTTTTGGAGATAATTCATAAGGTGCTCCCGACCGTCTTATGGTAGCTAATACATCTAAATCTGTATAATAGATATTACTGTTTTTTAGAGCTTTATTCGTTCTTTTTTCAAGAATTTTGCTAAGTTTTAAGATACGACCAACCACTTGCATTGATTCAACGTCAAGTTCTGGCCTCTCTTTTTTCCATTCAGCAATTAATATATCTATGATGTCGCTGTCTTCTTTCATAAAAAATTACTTCTAAATTTTCATTAAACAAAACTACAAAATAATATCT
Encoded proteins:
- the asnA gene encoding aspartate--ammonia ligase, whose product is MKTDFLKTEQSISFVKETFEKLLSKQLDLYKISAPLMVLDGTGINDDLNGIERVVGFPIKALQDRKAVIVNSLAKWKRLRLKELGVEADKGILTDMRAIRPDEDFSSIHSIYVDQWDWEKHLTVEQRSLSTLTSEVKKIYEAIKKTELLVQEKYPEHKAILPDQITFIHAEELLNLYPELTPRKRESEITKKHKAVFIIGIGDKLSSGEAHDGRAPDYDDWTTSTVNGYKGLNGDIIVWHPELKNAFELSSMGIRVDKNALLKQLEMSGKSARKELFFHQQILNDKLTQSIGGGIGQSRLCMFMLKKKHIGEVQVSLWSDSIREDMKKEGVYLM
- a CDS encoding MarR family transcriptional regulator encodes the protein MKEDSDIIDILIAEWKKERPELDVESMQVVGRILKLSKILEKRTNKALKNSNIYYTDLDVLATIRRSGAPYELSPKQLMKSVLITSGAMTALLDRLTKLQLIYRAPNTQDGRIKLAGLTEKGIKIIDEAIVIRFKDAKSVVEVFNKTEHEELAILLKKLLIFLESE